Proteins encoded in a region of the Rickettsia tillamookensis genome:
- the ppa gene encoding inorganic diphosphatase yields MFIDKIKAKANNDEINVIIEIPMNSGPIKYEFDKESGAVFVDRFMQTTMSYPCNYGFIPHTLSNDGDPVDVLVVAHHPVVPGSVIKCRAVGVLMMEDESGLDEKIIAVPTSKLDITFDHIKELDDLCEMLKKRIVHFFEHYKDLEKGKWVKVTGWENKAKADSLINEGIDRAAQA; encoded by the coding sequence ATGTTTATAGATAAAATCAAAGCAAAAGCAAATAATGACGAAATAAATGTAATTATAGAAATTCCGATGAATAGCGGTCCAATCAAATACGAATTTGACAAAGAATCAGGAGCGGTTTTTGTTGATCGCTTCATGCAAACTACAATGAGCTATCCGTGTAATTACGGCTTTATTCCTCATACTCTTTCAAATGACGGTGATCCGGTAGACGTACTTGTTGTAGCTCATCATCCGGTAGTGCCTGGGTCGGTTATAAAATGCCGAGCAGTCGGCGTATTGATGATGGAAGACGAATCGGGGCTTGATGAAAAAATAATCGCAGTACCGACTTCTAAACTTGATATTACTTTCGATCATATTAAAGAATTAGATGATTTATGTGAAATGCTAAAGAAACGTATCGTGCATTTCTTTGAGCATTATAAAGATTTAGAAAAAGGTAAATGGGTTAAAGTTACCGGATGGGAAAATAAAGCAAAAGCAGACAGTTTGATTAATGAAGGAATAGATAGGGCGGCACAGGCGTAA
- a CDS encoding heme exporter protein CcmD yields MSNYILAAYLFTFLVLIILLVSSFLNYKSLKNKQNFNAKESKE; encoded by the coding sequence ATGAGTAATTATATATTAGCTGCATATTTATTTACTTTTCTAGTTTTAATTATATTGCTAGTTAGTAGTTTTTTAAATTACAAATCATTGAAAAATAAACAGAATTTTAATGCAAAAGAGAGTAAGGAATAG
- a CDS encoding SCO family protein produces the protein MKMQSNVIKIIIVISLLIGVGALYLLLSLRTPEKPLAGQVNIYEDSVKIGGDFELIDQNGEIFNSDELKGNLSLIYFGFTSCPDICPTSLNKMTEIVEILNKHKIDILPVFITIDPKRDTPIALKEYLKHFHPKFIGLTGNEQQIKDVTDKFKVFYARVNGDDDDPNYMLDHSSFTYLIDANGKYLKHFYLDSSPKEIMEFLKGN, from the coding sequence ATGAAAATGCAATCAAATGTTATAAAAATAATTATCGTAATTAGCTTATTAATAGGAGTAGGAGCATTATATTTGTTATTATCTTTAAGAACGCCTGAAAAACCGCTTGCCGGTCAAGTTAATATCTATGAAGATAGCGTAAAAATCGGCGGTGATTTTGAACTAATAGACCAAAATGGAGAGATATTTAATAGTGATGAGTTGAAAGGCAATTTAAGCCTCATTTATTTTGGATTTACTAGTTGTCCTGATATATGCCCAACCTCTCTAAATAAAATGACGGAGATTGTAGAAATTTTAAATAAACATAAAATAGATATTCTACCTGTTTTTATCACTATTGACCCAAAACGTGATACTCCTATAGCACTTAAAGAATATCTAAAACATTTTCATCCGAAATTTATAGGTCTTACCGGTAACGAGCAACAGATAAAAGATGTAACCGATAAATTTAAAGTTTTCTATGCTCGTGTAAATGGTGATGATGACGACCCAAACTATATGCTTGATCATTCATCTTTTACCTATTTAATCGATGCAAACGGAAAATATCTGAAACATTTCTATTTAGATTCTTCACCTAAGGAAATTATGGAATTTTTAAAAGGCAATTAA
- the ccmE gene encoding cytochrome c maturation protein CcmE has protein sequence MQKRVRNRLITIIICFCSAALGISIILYNLEKNIVFFLPPSKINEIEQGKELRVGGLVKIDSINKIAADKISFVITDNIKDLEILYQGVLPALFREGQGIIALGQLSDRKFIARQLLAKHDENYRPPK, from the coding sequence ATGCAAAAGAGAGTAAGGAATAGGTTAATAACAATAATTATTTGTTTTTGCTCTGCAGCTCTTGGAATTAGTATAATACTTTACAATTTAGAGAAAAATATAGTATTTTTTTTGCCACCATCAAAAATTAATGAAATAGAACAAGGCAAAGAGTTAAGAGTCGGCGGGCTTGTTAAAATAGACTCAATAAATAAAATTGCTGCTGATAAGATAAGTTTTGTTATTACCGATAATATTAAGGATTTAGAGATATTATACCAAGGTGTACTCCCTGCTCTATTTCGTGAAGGACAAGGAATTATTGCCCTAGGGCAATTATCGGACAGAAAATTTATAGCAAGACAATTACTTGCAAAGCATGATGAGAATTACAGACCTCCGAAATAA